A DNA window from Fodinibius sp. Rm-B-1B1-1 contains the following coding sequences:
- the yidC gene encoding membrane protein insertase YidC, with the protein MDRNTVTGFILIFLVMVAWTYYSMPSEQEMQQRQAEQARQDSIAAAQADTQAQEQEQGVAQQAEQEEGSQDTQTPQLSEERDDKPEMGMFAEASMGDTSKIVVNSPLYSATFTNVGGGPSKILFRDYETWDHKPVQMIEDTTESAYSLGFLTSENYNVETDELVFEQITKGDTLSIASGETQEIKYALNISDEKRLIYTYTLFGDTHEITLDVAFEGLERDIIGGTVDFGWKSPLNFTEKNPATTEAMYMKAYVYTGGEMEELKLSEAGRNEQSYNGNIDWVSTRSKFFAQIMKTSNNTQGARLVGEQSGETDLSTTEHRYQSFITTDLSDKGKASYHMYVGPLSYYSLQDYEGSTYGMVDTGYSWISWISDPLVEYLIIPYFGFADNYMGYGLAIILFAILIKLVLYPLTKKSYRSMAAMKELQPKMQEIKEKYEDDPEKQQKATMKLYKEEGVNPLGGCLPNLLQLPILVTLWRFFQNSILIRQQEFLWAADLSAPDYILSLPFSVPFLGDQIAGFVLLMTGAMMVQSKLTGGMGPGGGGGGATGGVNMKALQYIFPFMLLFIFNNFAAGLSLYYLIYNVMNIGQQLIIYRQLDKEKEAAEA; encoded by the coding sequence TTGGATCGTAATACAGTAACAGGATTTATATTAATTTTTTTAGTAATGGTTGCATGGACCTATTATTCCATGCCGTCGGAACAGGAAATGCAACAACGACAGGCCGAACAGGCCCGTCAAGATAGTATTGCTGCCGCGCAGGCTGATACCCAGGCACAGGAGCAAGAGCAAGGAGTTGCCCAGCAGGCCGAGCAAGAGGAAGGCAGCCAAGATACCCAAACGCCGCAGCTTTCCGAAGAGCGCGATGATAAGCCCGAGATGGGAATGTTTGCAGAAGCCAGCATGGGTGATACCTCAAAGATCGTTGTTAATTCTCCTCTTTATAGTGCCACGTTTACAAATGTGGGGGGCGGACCATCGAAAATTTTATTTAGAGATTACGAGACTTGGGACCATAAGCCGGTCCAGATGATTGAGGATACAACAGAATCGGCATATTCGCTCGGGTTTTTGACCAGTGAAAATTATAATGTAGAAACCGACGAACTTGTATTTGAGCAAATTACCAAAGGCGATACGTTATCGATTGCCTCTGGCGAAACGCAAGAGATTAAATATGCACTCAACATTAGTGACGAAAAACGGCTCATATATACGTATACCCTATTTGGGGATACCCATGAGATAACGTTGGATGTAGCATTTGAGGGGCTTGAACGAGATATTATTGGCGGTACCGTTGATTTTGGATGGAAGTCGCCGCTAAATTTCACGGAGAAAAACCCCGCTACGACCGAAGCAATGTATATGAAAGCTTATGTATATACCGGCGGTGAGATGGAAGAGCTTAAGCTGAGTGAAGCAGGCCGGAATGAGCAGAGCTATAATGGAAATATTGATTGGGTGTCGACACGGTCGAAGTTTTTTGCTCAGATCATGAAGACATCCAACAACACCCAGGGAGCTCGTCTGGTAGGAGAGCAAAGCGGGGAGACCGATCTTTCAACAACAGAACACCGATACCAATCATTTATAACTACCGATCTCTCCGATAAGGGGAAGGCTTCGTATCACATGTATGTAGGTCCGCTGTCTTACTACTCTTTGCAGGACTATGAGGGTAGCACCTATGGGATGGTCGATACGGGATACAGTTGGATTAGCTGGATTTCTGATCCGCTCGTGGAATATCTCATTATCCCATATTTTGGTTTTGCTGATAACTATATGGGATACGGTTTAGCCATTATCCTTTTTGCAATTCTGATTAAATTGGTGCTTTACCCGCTTACCAAGAAGAGCTATCGTAGTATGGCTGCTATGAAAGAGCTGCAGCCCAAGATGCAGGAAATCAAGGAAAAGTATGAGGATGATCCCGAGAAGCAGCAAAAAGCAACGATGAAGCTTTATAAAGAAGAAGGGGTCAATCCGTTAGGAGGCTGTCTGCCGAACTTATTACAGCTTCCTATTTTGGTTACGCTCTGGCGCTTTTTCCAGAATTCTATTCTTATTCGTCAGCAGGAGTTTTTATGGGCTGCGGACCTTTCGGCACCGGATTATATTTTAAGTTTGCCGTTTAGTGTGCCCTTTTTAGGAGATCAAATTGCTGGTTTTGTTCTATTAATGACCGGAGCAATGATGGTACAGAGTAAGCTTACTGGGGGAATGGGACCCGGTGGCGGAGGCGGCGGAGCAACCGGCGGCGTAAACATGAAGGCATTACAATATATATTCCCGTTTATGCTTCTGTTTATCTTTAATAACTTTGCAGCGGGGCTTAGTCTTTATTATCTCATCTACAACGTTATGAATATTGGTCAACAGCTGATTATTTACCGTCAGCTTGACAAAGAGAAGGAAGCCGCAGAGGCATAA
- a CDS encoding type I restriction enzyme HsdR N-terminal domain-containing protein, whose product MSSIAKYIYPQVVWQERQKKLWNPIHKKALKNLPEERVRLRIMEALIRAGWSKHRISTEESVGQLGDQSMRSDLICYTQQFEPKLLIECKAEHIRISAKTAEQVARYNQKVGADFLLMTNGVSDYWYAIDKAEAKQLDGEPDLIEGATGQPEYHFDDWKQRGFAGEKASPNLRLWLEQLLPDLWFPGGSSSVQFLSFNDGPSDIDLNHYYRIIEVGDDRRLAISTINTAFGGNRMIVILNRENENKAVLEVNLDVFFADKKGNASVYSREGIRAFDLSDYIDLKAINETKILADKVETLFKNHVD is encoded by the coding sequence ATGTCGAGTATTGCAAAGTATATATATCCCCAAGTTGTATGGCAGGAGCGGCAGAAAAAGTTGTGGAATCCTATCCACAAAAAAGCCCTAAAAAATTTGCCTGAAGAACGAGTACGTCTTCGGATTATGGAGGCATTAATAAGAGCCGGTTGGTCAAAGCATCGCATTTCAACTGAAGAGTCTGTTGGCCAGTTGGGAGACCAGTCTATGCGATCCGATTTAATTTGTTATACACAGCAATTTGAGCCTAAACTTCTGATTGAGTGTAAGGCTGAACATATCAGGATATCGGCAAAAACAGCTGAGCAAGTAGCACGATATAATCAAAAGGTAGGGGCTGATTTTTTGTTGATGACGAATGGAGTTTCGGATTATTGGTATGCTATTGATAAAGCGGAGGCAAAACAGTTAGATGGGGAACCTGATTTGATAGAAGGAGCAACCGGTCAGCCAGAATACCATTTTGATGATTGGAAACAGCGAGGTTTTGCCGGCGAAAAGGCTTCTCCAAACCTACGGCTTTGGCTCGAACAACTATTACCTGATCTATGGTTTCCAGGAGGATCTTCGAGTGTACAGTTTTTGTCGTTTAATGATGGTCCCTCGGATATCGATTTGAATCATTATTATCGAATCATAGAAGTTGGAGATGATAGAAGGTTGGCTATATCTACAATCAATACAGCTTTTGGAGGGAATCGGATGATCGTGATTCTAAATAGGGAAAACGAAAATAAAGCTGTCCTGGAAGTGAACCTGGATGTATTTTTTGCCGATAAAAAGGGGAATGCTTCGGTCTATTCTCGAGAAGGAATACGGGCGTTTGATCTTTCCGATTATATTGATCTTAAGGCGATTAATGAAACTAAAATATTAGCAGATAAGGTGGAGACTTTGTTCAAAAATCATGTGGACTAA
- a CDS encoding aminopeptidase P family protein, which produces MHHLHREKLFSLLDEEESAIVYMKGADLMYRYNTDYEFPFRQESNFWYLTGVNEPDFHLVLDLKNQDYHLFAPKRDAQYAVWHGRVKTKDQLQDEYQPDHLHYEGALPKVLKELAPEKIYCLNEEQAEFIEQFERELPIDLDALDDALTHCRVFKTGWELDQLREAARVNNIAHRAVLNNLEPGKYEHEMKATFDYHQIKNGLTQDAYNGIFAAGKNSAILHYVENNREIKDGDLFLIDAGFECNGYASDFTRTYPASGEFTSEQAEIYEAVLEAQKQVIDASEPDVKMEDLHILAARVMMQGLKDADIVSGSIDDLMEKDIFALFFPHGLGHFLGLDTHDVGGYPKGVERIDRPGIKYLRTRRTLQPSMVLTIEPGLYFVPALLKPALEDDEQSQFLNASKLNEMMDFGGVRIEDNIIITEDGYENMTDVPKERIDIEKEMAG; this is translated from the coding sequence ATGCATCATTTACACCGCGAAAAACTATTTTCTTTGCTCGATGAGGAAGAATCGGCCATTGTTTATATGAAAGGAGCTGATCTGATGTATCGGTATAATACAGATTATGAGTTTCCCTTTCGTCAGGAGTCGAATTTTTGGTACTTAACGGGTGTAAATGAGCCAGACTTCCATCTTGTGTTGGATCTCAAAAATCAGGATTACCACCTGTTTGCCCCTAAACGCGATGCGCAGTATGCGGTGTGGCATGGACGTGTGAAAACCAAAGATCAGCTACAGGATGAGTATCAGCCTGACCATCTACATTACGAAGGAGCGTTGCCGAAAGTGTTGAAGGAGTTGGCGCCTGAAAAAATCTATTGTCTTAATGAGGAACAAGCCGAATTTATTGAGCAGTTTGAGCGAGAGTTGCCCATTGATTTGGATGCTCTTGATGATGCTCTGACGCATTGCCGTGTTTTTAAAACCGGATGGGAGCTTGATCAACTTCGAGAAGCAGCGCGGGTCAATAATATTGCACACCGGGCAGTGCTAAATAATTTGGAGCCGGGAAAATACGAACACGAAATGAAGGCAACATTCGATTATCACCAGATAAAAAATGGGCTCACGCAAGATGCCTATAATGGTATTTTTGCTGCCGGAAAAAATAGTGCGATTCTACACTATGTGGAGAACAATCGTGAGATCAAAGATGGTGATTTGTTTTTGATTGATGCCGGTTTTGAGTGCAATGGTTATGCTTCTGATTTTACACGGACATATCCTGCAAGTGGAGAATTTACGAGTGAGCAAGCTGAAATTTATGAGGCTGTATTGGAGGCGCAGAAGCAAGTTATTGATGCTTCTGAGCCTGATGTAAAAATGGAAGATTTGCATATTTTGGCAGCGCGCGTGATGATGCAGGGACTTAAAGATGCCGATATTGTTTCAGGTTCTATCGATGATTTGATGGAGAAAGACATTTTCGCCCTGTTTTTCCCGCATGGGTTGGGCCATTTCCTCGGTCTCGATACACATGATGTGGGCGGATATCCCAAAGGCGTAGAACGCATAGACCGGCCAGGTATCAAGTACTTGCGAACGCGCAGAACGCTGCAGCCCAGTATGGTGCTGACAATTGAGCCCGGTCTTTATTTTGTGCCCGCACTGTTAAAACCTGCACTCGAAGATGACGAGCAGTCTCAGTTTTTGAATGCTTCGAAGCTCAATGAGATGATGGACTTTGGGGGCGTTCGCATTGAGGATAATATTATTATCACTGAGGATGGATACGAAAATATGACGGATGTTCCTAAAGAACGCATCGATATTGAGAAAGAGATGGCAGGATAA
- a CDS encoding UDP-N-acetylmuramoyl-tripeptide--D-alanyl-D-alanine ligase, translated as MNWYLNIIDFLILGFVLTLARHTLLRGRYFLHIFQQHGYKLNEFWHWLVQNWNRRVLTAEHVLYNVIIFVLLIFLSNAVTGSAAIIILAVFGISWFGPFNYYGGEESKKPLVFTPRMIRLTIPFAILSLLIPVTVTFISYAGYIPFTELGIQNDGLYAADMYLLAFGWVLGNALVPFFIFVAALITKPIEKYVHRHFIKLAKKKLAQMPNLTVIAITGSYGKTSTKFMIRDLLSERYAVCSTPGSYNTPMGICKVINNDLEARHQILVLEMGARYEGNIDELCDIAEPDISVVTNVGVAHLETFGSQDAIARTKSTIVKRTKPNGKAVLNANDERVTAMADLRHDLKFTYAGLESGDIQGQNITYGPEGMTFTVTAGEEKKTFTMQLLGSHNVQNMLLAVGVAQSLGLRLTTMAMAASRMEPVEHRLELKSQNGITIIDDAFNSNPVGAKNAVETLAAFENGRKIIITPGMIELGEIQDEKNREFGEQIGKANLDLVILVGQNQTEPIRKGITSTGFDMENVKTVSSLYEANRLMQDFAQEGDVVLYENDLPDSFNE; from the coding sequence TTGAACTGGTATTTAAACATTATTGATTTCCTCATTTTGGGATTTGTGCTGACCTTGGCACGTCATACCCTACTCAGAGGACGTTACTTTTTGCACATTTTCCAACAGCATGGCTACAAGCTCAACGAATTTTGGCACTGGCTGGTACAAAACTGGAACCGCCGGGTCTTAACAGCTGAACATGTGCTGTATAATGTCATTATTTTTGTATTACTGATTTTCCTCTCTAACGCTGTTACCGGCAGCGCCGCTATTATCATTTTAGCCGTTTTTGGGATTTCCTGGTTTGGTCCCTTCAACTATTATGGCGGCGAAGAATCCAAAAAACCGCTCGTATTTACCCCTCGGATGATTCGACTCACCATCCCTTTTGCTATCCTGTCCCTTTTAATTCCTGTAACCGTCACCTTTATCTCCTACGCGGGGTATATTCCTTTTACCGAATTGGGTATTCAAAATGATGGCCTCTATGCCGCCGATATGTACCTTCTTGCATTTGGATGGGTGCTCGGAAACGCATTGGTTCCTTTTTTCATTTTTGTGGCGGCCTTGATTACAAAGCCTATTGAGAAATATGTACACCGCCACTTTATTAAACTCGCAAAAAAGAAGCTGGCGCAGATGCCAAACCTGACGGTCATTGCCATTACCGGAAGTTATGGTAAAACAAGTACCAAATTCATGATCCGTGACCTGCTAAGCGAACGCTATGCTGTCTGCTCTACGCCTGGAAGCTATAATACCCCTATGGGCATTTGTAAAGTTATCAACAACGATCTGGAGGCCCGTCACCAGATTTTGGTGCTTGAGATGGGAGCCCGCTATGAGGGTAATATTGATGAACTCTGTGACATTGCCGAACCGGATATCTCAGTAGTAACCAATGTAGGTGTTGCTCATCTCGAAACCTTTGGCTCGCAGGATGCCATTGCCCGAACGAAATCCACGATTGTAAAACGAACCAAACCAAATGGCAAAGCTGTCTTAAACGCCAATGATGAGCGCGTTACGGCTATGGCTGACCTCCGACATGATTTGAAGTTTACGTATGCCGGATTGGAATCTGGTGATATCCAAGGCCAAAATATCACGTACGGACCAGAGGGAATGACTTTTACGGTGACAGCTGGTGAAGAAAAAAAGACATTCACCATGCAACTGTTGGGCTCTCACAATGTGCAAAATATGCTGCTGGCGGTAGGGGTGGCCCAATCATTGGGATTGCGCCTCACTACGATGGCCATGGCCGCTTCTCGCATGGAGCCGGTTGAGCATCGGCTGGAGCTGAAATCTCAAAATGGTATAACGATTATTGATGATGCGTTTAATTCTAATCCTGTTGGTGCTAAAAATGCCGTCGAAACGCTGGCCGCTTTTGAAAACGGACGTAAAATAATCATCACCCCAGGCATGATTGAGCTGGGTGAAATTCAAGATGAAAAGAATCGCGAATTTGGAGAGCAAATCGGCAAAGCCAATTTAGATCTGGTGATCCTGGTTGGACAAAATCAAACCGAACCTATAAGAAAAGGCATTACATCAACTGGCTTTGATATGGAAAATGTTAAAACTGTAAGTAGCCTCTATGAAGCAAATCGCCTAATGCAGGACTTTGCCCAAGAAGGCGATGTTGTGCTGTACGAAAATGACCTGCCTGATAGTTTTAATGAGTAA
- a CDS encoding sugar phosphate nucleotidyltransferase, which produces MKLIIPMAGRGTRVRPHSHTVPKPLLPVAGKMIVERIVETFARTLDRDIDEIVFILGPDFGQEIKDALKAMSDRQNAKAVFRVQEKAEGTAHAVYCAEEDLDGECIIVFADTIFDMEGSVSIEDADSVVWLKEVEDPSRFGVAVEKDGKITDFVEKPEDPISNLAIIGVYYFKDGSKLKKEIEYLLDNNIRGKGGEYQLTDALDRLLKDDKVFKKATVDQWLDCGTLPAWRETSGIITEKEYEEIEEDRFPDTKIIPPVYIGDDVELENCIIGPKASIAEGSKLKKCTVKNSLIQEHASLEDCNIEDSTIGRHVELKDVDQEVHLGDHTKIGIEV; this is translated from the coding sequence ATGAAATTAATAATCCCAATGGCAGGTCGAGGTACCAGAGTTCGGCCCCATTCACATACCGTTCCCAAACCATTGTTGCCCGTCGCCGGAAAGATGATTGTGGAACGCATCGTAGAGACGTTTGCGCGTACACTTGATCGTGATATTGATGAGATTGTATTTATTCTTGGTCCTGATTTTGGCCAAGAAATTAAAGATGCCCTGAAGGCTATGAGTGATCGGCAAAATGCGAAGGCTGTTTTTCGTGTGCAGGAAAAAGCGGAAGGAACAGCCCATGCAGTGTATTGTGCTGAAGAAGATCTGGATGGTGAGTGTATCATCGTTTTTGCGGATACTATTTTTGATATGGAAGGTTCCGTTTCTATTGAAGATGCCGACAGCGTTGTTTGGCTGAAAGAAGTTGAGGATCCTTCTCGGTTTGGCGTGGCTGTCGAAAAGGATGGCAAGATTACTGATTTTGTTGAGAAACCAGAAGATCCGATTTCAAACCTTGCTATTATTGGGGTGTATTATTTTAAGGATGGATCTAAGCTCAAAAAAGAAATTGAGTATCTGTTGGATAATAATATTCGAGGCAAGGGGGGCGAATATCAGCTAACCGATGCGCTCGACCGACTGCTGAAAGATGACAAGGTGTTTAAGAAAGCAACCGTCGACCAGTGGTTAGACTGCGGTACGTTGCCGGCTTGGCGGGAGACCTCAGGAATTATTACGGAGAAAGAGTACGAGGAGATCGAGGAAGACCGATTTCCGGATACCAAGATTATTCCTCCCGTATATATTGGGGATGATGTAGAGTTGGAGAATTGTATCATTGGTCCCAAAGCCAGTATTGCGGAAGGTTCGAAGCTCAAAAAGTGCACAGTTAAAAACAGCCTGATTCAGGAGCACGCTTCGCTTGAGGATTGTAATATTGAGGATTCAACTATTGGACGACATGTGGAACTCAAAGATGTTGATCAAGAAGTACATTTGGGTGATCACACGAAGATTGGAATAGAAGTTTAG
- a CDS encoding cation diffusion facilitator family transporter, protein MQTSSAKTALRISLMVSVLSLSLKVTGFGITGSNTALSDAAESVIHVLAVAFVYYGLLLSTKPADEKHLYGHERVEFLSVGIEGAVITLAGITIIYQSVENYLFGYNLRELMAGVYLIGGAGLINFALGSYLLKVGRRENNMIVISNAKHTLTDVWTSAGAVTTLLIIKFTDFLILDSVVAISLAFYIMYEGFKLLKYSVDGLMDSRDPEIDQAIRKELKKNLPGSMINVHNLRHRTTGNTTWIELHAVFKEGVSLLKAHDDATLLEKRLINAVNGDVIVTIHLEPEGHHEEVHDTLKDADQNRPLEDFI, encoded by the coding sequence GTGCAAACATCTTCCGCCAAAACGGCCCTGCGCATCAGCCTGATGGTATCGGTGCTATCTCTTTCCCTAAAGGTGACCGGCTTTGGCATAACGGGGTCTAACACCGCCCTTTCGGATGCAGCCGAATCGGTTATCCATGTTCTTGCTGTAGCTTTTGTGTACTATGGATTACTACTGAGCACCAAACCCGCCGACGAGAAACATCTGTATGGACACGAACGTGTGGAGTTTTTATCCGTTGGGATTGAAGGGGCTGTTATCACTCTTGCGGGTATTACCATCATCTACCAATCCGTCGAAAACTATTTGTTCGGATACAACCTGCGCGAACTAATGGCAGGTGTTTATTTAATTGGAGGTGCAGGGCTCATAAATTTTGCCCTGGGCAGCTACCTGTTAAAAGTGGGACGCCGCGAAAATAACATGATCGTAATCAGCAATGCTAAACATACACTTACGGATGTATGGACCAGCGCCGGTGCTGTAACCACCCTGCTGATTATCAAATTCACAGACTTTCTTATCCTGGATTCGGTCGTAGCCATTTCTCTTGCATTTTATATTATGTACGAGGGGTTTAAACTCCTCAAATACTCGGTGGATGGGTTGATGGATTCCCGCGATCCGGAAATTGACCAAGCAATTCGTAAAGAGCTTAAAAAGAACTTACCCGGCTCTATGATTAATGTCCACAACCTGCGTCACCGTACGACCGGCAATACCACCTGGATTGAACTCCATGCTGTGTTCAAAGAAGGGGTGAGCTTGTTAAAAGCACATGATGATGCCACCCTGCTTGAGAAAAGGCTTATCAATGCGGTAAATGGTGATGTAATCGTAACCATCCACCTTGAACCAGAAGGACATCACGAAGAGGTGCATGATACCCTTAAAGATGCTGACCAGAATCGACCTTTAGAAGATTTTATTTAA
- a CDS encoding CCA tRNA nucleotidyltransferase, with protein sequence MEDIPQKHQEVFKVISEAGKTVGQDVYVVGGYVRDYYLNRTKDEDLLDIDFVTVGSGIDIAKEIADRLNADNLSVYKQFGTAHIRHGNMDLEFVGARKESYRKDSRKPIVEDGTLEDDQLRRDFTINALSWSLNEENFGQLLDPFEGIQDLKKQLIRTPVDPLTTFEDDPLRMMRAIRFATQLKFDIEEQTYRGIEEMASRIEIISKERIIEELNKIVMADKPSIGFDHLFKTGLLEHFFPEMVELHGVEEVRGVRHKDNFWHTLKVLDNVAEMGGDLWLRWAAIMHDIAKPATQKFVEGTGWTFHGHDALGAKWVKRIFRRLGLPLDERMRYVRKLVRLHLRPIALVSDNVTDSAVRRLIYEAGDDIDDLMMLCRADITSRNEYKVKQYNRNFDYVEKKIEEVEKKDRIRNWTNPIRGDEIMETLGLAPGPVIGDIKDAVKEAILDGKIPNEHDAAFDYMMEIKDQFLDEE encoded by the coding sequence GTGGAAGATATCCCTCAAAAGCATCAGGAAGTATTTAAAGTAATATCTGAGGCCGGTAAGACAGTTGGGCAAGATGTATATGTGGTGGGCGGATACGTGCGTGACTACTATCTGAACCGCACAAAGGACGAAGACTTACTGGATATTGATTTTGTAACCGTAGGATCGGGGATCGATATTGCGAAAGAGATTGCAGATCGGCTGAATGCCGATAATCTTTCGGTATATAAGCAGTTTGGGACAGCACACATCCGGCACGGGAATATGGATTTGGAATTTGTGGGGGCACGTAAAGAGAGTTACCGAAAAGATTCGCGTAAGCCGATTGTGGAAGACGGAACGCTGGAAGATGATCAGCTGCGCCGTGATTTTACGATCAATGCTCTGTCATGGTCGTTGAATGAGGAGAATTTCGGTCAGCTGCTGGACCCTTTTGAGGGGATACAGGATTTAAAGAAGCAGCTTATTCGTACGCCAGTGGACCCGCTTACGACTTTTGAAGACGACCCGTTGCGGATGATGCGTGCTATCCGATTTGCTACACAGCTCAAGTTTGATATTGAGGAGCAGACCTACCGCGGTATTGAAGAGATGGCCTCACGGATTGAGATTATATCCAAGGAACGCATTATTGAGGAGCTGAATAAAATTGTTATGGCGGATAAGCCTTCTATAGGATTTGACCACTTGTTCAAAACGGGATTGTTAGAGCATTTCTTTCCCGAGATGGTTGAACTGCATGGAGTTGAAGAGGTGCGTGGCGTACGTCATAAGGATAATTTTTGGCATACGCTCAAGGTGCTTGATAATGTAGCTGAAATGGGCGGCGATTTGTGGCTGCGATGGGCGGCGATTATGCACGATATTGCCAAGCCGGCTACCCAGAAGTTTGTGGAAGGGACAGGATGGACCTTCCACGGGCATGATGCGCTGGGCGCCAAATGGGTGAAACGTATTTTTCGTCGATTGGGACTTCCGCTGGATGAACGGATGCGCTACGTTCGCAAGTTGGTGCGTCTACATTTACGCCCCATTGCCTTGGTGTCTGATAATGTGACCGATAGTGCCGTTCGTCGCCTGATATATGAGGCCGGTGATGATATTGATGATTTAATGATGCTCTGCCGGGCGGATATCACCAGTAGAAATGAATACAAAGTGAAACAGTACAACCGCAATTTTGATTATGTTGAAAAGAAAATCGAGGAGGTCGAAAAGAAAGACCGTATTCGTAATTGGACGAATCCCATCCGTGGTGATGAAATAATGGAAACGTTGGGATTGGCTCCTGGTCCGGTAATTGGGGATATCAAAGATGCAGTAAAAGAAGCTATTTTAGATGGTAAAATTCCCAACGAGCACGATGCTGCTTTTGATTATATGATGGAGATTAAAGATCAGTTTTTAGACGAGGAATAG
- the ispE gene encoding 4-(cytidine 5'-diphospho)-2-C-methyl-D-erythritol kinase has product MANDVWIADSYAKINLGLHVLERLPTGYHAIETGLCFLEWRDHFEVRQAPEMKLEIDDESIPTDESNLINQAIETLDRYVGLKHNYLFRVDKRIPAGAGLGGGSSNAALTLRMLNKIEELGLSDDELIDLSRDLGADVPFFIKGKTGIAKGIGHEIEEINIQPNFWIVTCFPNEQSSTPEAYKHCAPNPDPDFDLKKTLTEEEIDEWQYILNNDLEQSVFPRINVSGNMKDQMYEFGAVYASMTGSGSAVYGIFEQDFVATNAYKGLLELDFPTNMTRPGFEPDYGIYRKA; this is encoded by the coding sequence ATGGCCAACGACGTTTGGATTGCCGATTCATATGCGAAGATTAATCTTGGACTACACGTGTTAGAGCGTCTTCCAACCGGTTATCATGCTATTGAAACGGGACTCTGCTTTTTGGAATGGCGTGACCATTTTGAGGTGAGGCAAGCCCCGGAAATGAAACTGGAAATTGATGACGAGAGCATCCCCACTGATGAGAGTAACCTTATCAACCAGGCCATAGAAACACTCGATCGATACGTTGGGCTAAAGCACAATTATTTATTTCGGGTTGATAAGCGTATTCCCGCTGGGGCTGGGCTTGGGGGCGGAAGTAGCAATGCGGCATTAACACTACGAATGCTCAACAAAATTGAAGAGCTTGGATTAAGCGATGATGAACTGATAGATCTCAGTCGTGATTTGGGAGCCGATGTTCCCTTTTTCATTAAGGGCAAAACCGGTATTGCCAAAGGAATTGGTCACGAAATTGAGGAAATCAATATTCAACCCAACTTTTGGATCGTAACCTGTTTCCCCAATGAGCAGAGCAGTACGCCCGAAGCCTACAAACATTGTGCACCTAATCCCGACCCCGATTTTGATCTTAAGAAAACTCTTACCGAAGAGGAGATCGATGAGTGGCAATATATTCTCAATAATGATCTGGAGCAGTCGGTCTTTCCACGCATAAATGTGTCTGGAAATATGAAAGACCAGATGTATGAATTCGGTGCTGTATATGCTTCAATGACGGGAAGTGGATCAGCGGTATACGGTATTTTTGAACAGGATTTTGTGGCTACGAATGCTTATAAAGGGTTGCTGGAGCTGGATTTTCCGACAAATATGACACGCCCGGGCTTTGAGCCTGATTATGGGATTTATCGGAAGGCGTGA